From one Lycium ferocissimum isolate CSIRO_LF1 chromosome 7, AGI_CSIRO_Lferr_CH_V1, whole genome shotgun sequence genomic stretch:
- the LOC132064101 gene encoding uncharacterized protein LOC132064101, giving the protein MVDLQKVCSMCGDVGFPEKIFRCSKCHHRYQHSYCSNYYSEMSGGIEVCDWCQSEEKNSNSRRGSSSRKSATEGITMSSRSEYPGGDKIKQQHHDHHNHREESTAHDQKPKNNHGGAPSPRTSTRRYKLLKDVMC; this is encoded by the exons ATGGTGGATCTTCAGAAAGTGTGCTCCATGTGCGGCGACGTTGGCTTCCCTGAAAAAATTTTCCGATGCTCCAAGTGTCACCACCGCTACCAACACTC GTATTGTAGCAACTACTACAGTGAAATGTCAGGGGGAATAGAGGTGTGCGACTGGTgtcaaagtgaagaaaaaaacaGCAACTCGAGGCGTGGAAGCTCCTCCAGAAAATCAGCAACTGAAGGCATAACCATGAGCAGCAGATCAGAATATCCAGGTGGTGacaaaatcaaacaacaacatcatgatcatcataatCATAGGGAAGAATCAACGGCTCATGATCAAAAGCCAAAGAATAATCACGGTGGCGCACCTTCTCCTCGTACGTCCACTCGTAGGTACAAGCTTCTTAAGGATGTCATGTGCTGA